A single window of Treponema denticola ATCC 35405 DNA harbors:
- a CDS encoding ABC transporter ATP-binding protein, with amino-acid sequence MIEISNVSKAYGSSKTKAVDCISVNVKNGEIFGFLGPNGAGKTTTIKMITGVLNPDSGSIIVDGVNIAEDPMEAKRRIGYVTDNPELFSQLKAAEYLNFIGDVYGVSADVRQERIEKYTKLFGINDALNGSIGSFSHGMKQKLLVTGSLLSDPPVWILDEPMVGLDPKSAFSLKEIMRERADAGKVVFFSTHVMEVAEKLCDRLAIINAGKIMFEGSLQELREKRGENASLEKLFLELVDDKPSFNLGNGEA; translated from the coding sequence ATGATTGAAATTTCAAATGTTTCAAAGGCCTACGGCTCTTCTAAAACAAAAGCTGTAGACTGTATTTCGGTAAACGTAAAAAACGGCGAAATCTTCGGTTTTTTGGGGCCGAACGGAGCCGGAAAAACAACTACAATTAAAATGATAACCGGAGTCCTTAATCCGGATTCAGGATCGATAATCGTTGACGGTGTAAATATAGCTGAAGATCCTATGGAAGCAAAGCGCAGGATAGGCTATGTTACCGATAACCCCGAGCTTTTTTCTCAGTTAAAAGCTGCAGAATACTTAAATTTTATAGGGGACGTTTATGGGGTATCTGCCGATGTAAGACAAGAAAGAATAGAAAAATACACTAAACTTTTCGGAATAAATGATGCTTTAAACGGGAGCATAGGAAGTTTTTCTCACGGAATGAAGCAAAAACTTTTGGTTACCGGAAGCCTCTTATCAGACCCTCCTGTTTGGATTTTGGATGAGCCCATGGTCGGCTTGGATCCTAAATCAGCATTTTCCTTAAAAGAAATTATGAGAGAAAGAGCCGATGCAGGAAAGGTCGTTTTCTTTTCTACCCATGTTATGGAGGTCGCCGAAAAACTTTGTGACAGGCTCGCAATTATAAATGCCGGTAAAATTATGTTTGAAGGTTCTTTACAGGAATTACGTGAAAAAAGAGGAGAAAATGCTTCTCTTGAAAAGCTCTTTTTGGAACTTGTTGACGATAAACCTTCTTTTAATTTGGGAAACGGTGAAGCTTAA
- a CDS encoding M81 family metallopeptidase: protein MKRILVGCINHESNSFNPIITGIEDFVIFRGEDVLTEGLKPYYSSTGIIETIQKWGWEVVPAVVARAVPNGLVDYNLYTELKKDFLAYIDKALLDAPIDGICLGLHGSLKVQNIGPAEGDLLKAIREKLPRIPLTTALDMHATVTDEMIRYCDGIVGYKTAPHIDCYETGVHAAELLKKALDASNKLCIGRVKIPMLVAGEKSETAAEPMKSLIASCVEAEKEEGLLAASVLLGFPWADSKDNGVTIVTTALNDQGLADRAALKIAKEFWAERHNFKFKVEHYDSFTSIKTAIESVMQNKEGPVFVSDSGDNPTAGSTGDSTECFEALLKQKEALKDLPTKVLYSGFFDKVAVEKCFEAGEGASLEITIGGTWDKINGKKIPCAVRVLKLVENYGVYNSRLALVEMGETIIVLTSNHIGFGDEELLPALDVNAEDYCIVIVKLGYLEPCFQKIAKRAILAESKGCSNEVLETLDYPQTPRPIYPLDKDMDIKL from the coding sequence ATGAAGCGAATTTTAGTAGGATGTATAAATCATGAGTCGAATAGCTTTAACCCCATTATTACGGGGATTGAAGACTTTGTTATTTTTAGAGGAGAAGATGTTTTAACCGAAGGCTTAAAGCCCTATTATTCTTCTACGGGAATTATTGAGACCATTCAAAAATGGGGCTGGGAGGTAGTACCTGCCGTAGTTGCAAGGGCTGTGCCGAACGGCTTGGTTGATTATAATCTATACACCGAACTTAAAAAAGATTTTTTAGCTTATATAGATAAGGCTCTTTTGGATGCCCCGATTGACGGCATCTGTCTAGGTCTTCACGGTTCCTTAAAGGTTCAAAACATAGGGCCTGCAGAAGGCGACCTTTTAAAGGCTATCCGTGAAAAACTTCCCCGTATTCCTTTAACGACAGCCCTCGACATGCATGCTACGGTAACCGACGAGATGATTAGGTATTGTGACGGCATTGTAGGCTATAAAACCGCCCCCCATATTGACTGTTATGAAACGGGAGTTCATGCAGCGGAGCTTTTAAAAAAGGCTTTGGACGCTTCAAATAAGCTTTGTATAGGAAGGGTAAAAATCCCAATGCTGGTAGCAGGCGAAAAAAGCGAAACCGCTGCAGAGCCTATGAAAAGCTTAATAGCTTCATGCGTTGAGGCTGAAAAAGAAGAAGGCTTACTTGCAGCATCAGTTCTTTTGGGCTTCCCATGGGCAGACAGCAAGGATAACGGCGTAACCATAGTAACAACGGCCTTAAACGATCAAGGCCTTGCAGATAGGGCTGCCTTAAAAATAGCTAAAGAATTTTGGGCCGAGCGTCATAATTTTAAATTTAAGGTAGAACATTATGATTCTTTTACTTCAATAAAAACCGCTATAGAATCGGTAATGCAAAATAAAGAAGGTCCTGTCTTTGTCTCGGATTCGGGCGATAATCCTACAGCCGGTTCTACCGGAGATTCTACCGAGTGCTTTGAGGCTCTTTTAAAACAAAAAGAAGCTTTAAAGGATCTTCCCACCAAGGTGCTCTATTCGGGATTTTTCGATAAGGTTGCCGTTGAAAAATGCTTTGAGGCAGGGGAGGGTGCTTCCCTGGAAATAACTATAGGCGGAACATGGGATAAAATTAACGGCAAAAAAATTCCTTGCGCTGTAAGGGTCTTAAAACTTGTAGAAAACTATGGCGTTTATAATTCCCGTTTAGCCCTTGTCGAAATGGGAGAGACAATAATAGTTTTAACCTCAAATCACATAGGCTTCGGGGATGAAGAGCTTTTGCCTGCCCTAGATGTAAATGCAGAGGATTATTGTATAGTTATCGTAAAGCTGGGCTATTTGGAACCCTGTTTTCAAAAAATAGCAAAGAGGGCAATATTGGCGGAATCTAAGGGCTGTTCAAACGAGGTTTTGGAAACATTGGATTATCCTCAAACTCCGCGCCCCATATATCCATTGGATAAGGATATGGATATAAAATTATAA
- a CDS encoding Rpn family recombination-promoting nuclease/putative transposase, which yields MKKLFKITLRNDYAFKRVFGVEENKDVLQDLLKCILDIQPEDIAGLELLDKELHKDLISDKTGVLDVKLRLKNNTIIDIEIQNRWNSEFVQRTIFYWAKMYTENLKTSEVYTKLPKCITINIVGEGFDLNNLIHSEYNVIEKHINDRLSDELEIHFLNLAKVKEQQESFEQDEKKKKLYNWLKFIKTDNPEVRKMLAESSEMMAKANETIEVMEMSPKEKWLYENRMKYEHDKASWKHVGYQEGIEQGFADGSYQTKLETAKLMKQANCEIDFIMKMTSLSKDEIERI from the coding sequence ATGAAGAAGCTATTTAAAATCACCCTCCGCAACGACTACGCTTTTAAAAGAGTCTTCGGAGTAGAAGAAAATAAAGATGTTCTTCAGGATTTGTTGAAATGTATCTTAGACATTCAACCTGAAGACATCGCAGGTTTGGAGCTTTTGGATAAGGAGCTCCATAAAGATTTGATAAGCGATAAAACCGGTGTCTTAGATGTAAAATTACGCCTAAAAAACAATACAATTATCGACATCGAAATTCAAAACAGATGGAACAGCGAGTTTGTTCAAAGAACCATCTTTTACTGGGCTAAAATGTATACGGAAAACTTAAAAACAAGCGAAGTGTATACAAAACTGCCGAAATGTATTACAATAAACATAGTGGGCGAAGGTTTTGATTTGAACAATCTTATTCACAGTGAGTATAATGTGATAGAAAAGCACATAAACGACAGGCTTTCCGATGAGCTTGAAATCCACTTTTTAAACTTAGCCAAAGTTAAAGAACAACAAGAAAGCTTTGAACAGGACGAAAAGAAAAAGAAACTTTACAACTGGCTGAAATTTATTAAAACTGATAATCCGGAGGTAAGAAAAATGTTAGCAGAAAGTTCAGAAATGATGGCAAAGGCAAATGAAACAATAGAAGTAATGGAAATGAGCCCAAAAGAAAAGTGGCTATATGAAAATCGCATGAAATATGAACACGATAAGGCTTCTTGGAAACATGTAGGTTATCAAGAAGGTATTGAACAAGGTTTTGCCGATGGCTCTTACCAAACAAAACTTGAAACGGCAAAGCTTATGAAACAAGCAAATTGTGAAATCGATTTTATTATGAAAATGACAAGTCTCAGTAAAGATGAAATTGAAAGGATCTAG
- a CDS encoding 2-hydroxyacyl-CoA dehydratase has translation MNRESVLRFGIDVGSTTVKVVVLETDGTVLFSKYQRHRADIRTTIISVCELAVEAVEKKYGEDVELSLIVTGSGGLAVSHWLKIPFIQEVVASTAAVRKIIPQTDVIIELGGEDAKITYFEHANIEQRMNGTCAGGTGSFIDQMAALLETDALGLNELAKKAQTIYPIAARCGVFAKTDVQPLINEGAKREDIAASIFQAVVSQTISGLACGKPIRGKVAFLGGPLHFLDQLRHRFIETLKLKDDEIITPENSELFVAMGAALSAAGSSNIPKASSSPFQPQVPLDLKKAQFKTSLKKEENKAPLIFEEEPTAKPHFIKLSQFKKDIYKIASSEMTEVQRLPPLFKNEEELESFRIRHAKEMAPSADISGASGPVFLGLDAGSTTTKAVLIDGDGKILWRFYDVNAGNPVELAVRVLKDLYKILPPKAFIARSVSTGYGESLFQAALGVDAGEVETIAHYRAAEFFLPGVDFLLDIGGQDMKCLRMKNGAISSIQLNEACSSGCGSFLDNFARSLGMNISEFATKALLAEKPVDLGTRCTVFMNSRVKQAQKEGASVGDISSGLSYSVIKNALFKVIKLRDASEVGSKVIVQGGTFNNDAVLRAFELVSGRQAVRPDVAGLMGAYGAALIAKDQWHDLQEENLSEGKIRSNIADMEGLENFKVKLDLLRCPKCPNNCLLTVNTFDISGVKRRFITGNRCERGAELDKNSGLEECSSQVSAKDHETVNKKDIPNLFDWKYKRLFKYKPIPKNDAPRGEIGIPRVLNMYENYPFWFTFFTELGFSVRISPRSTRGTYEMGLESIPSESVCYPAKIAHGHIEALLKLGVKNIFYPCIPYEKKEDEGAGNHYNCPIVTSYPEVLKNNIDVLRQDANIIYLNPFLPYYDKHRLIDRLYEELGTKFSISFEEIRDAVNSAWEEENNFKKETEEKGEEVLRLMKEKNLKGIVLAGRPYHLDPEINHGIPEMLNGLGLAVLTEDSVAHLGKIERPLRVVDQWSYHNRLYRAGNFASTQDDLEFIQLTSFGCGLDAVTADQVQEIIESKGKMYTLIKIDEGSNLGAVRIRVRSLLAAVKERKRSRLILSKKSAAYERIVFSKEMEKRYTILAPQMSPIHFDLIGAAISHSGYNLEILTDIDQTAVEYGLKYINNDACYPAIIVAGQMIAALKSGRYDLRTTALAITQTGGGCRATNYIGFIRRALIDAGLGFVPVIGISAQSIEKNPGFKLKLPVLHRVAQAMCLGDLLMRVLYRTRPYEKVPGSANEIYKKYAVLIKDAIKKMSPKKYKEIINGIVREFDNLPLKNIRKPRVGVVGEILVKFHPAANNDIFSTIEREGAECVVPDLLDFFLYSSISGIYQNTYLDYSFKKRLFAKLGIWVMERYRRPIKKALNKSKRFTSPESIYRLADSVDGILQLGNVTGEGWFLTAEMIELIHSGVSNIACVQPFACLPNHVTGKGMIKELRRRYPEANISAIDFDPGASEVNQLNRLKLLLANAKPGLHPDETK, from the coding sequence ATGAATAGAGAGAGTGTGCTGCGATTCGGAATAGATGTCGGCTCGACTACAGTAAAGGTAGTTGTTTTGGAAACTGACGGGACGGTTTTGTTCAGTAAATATCAAAGACACAGAGCCGATATAAGAACGACTATTATATCCGTGTGCGAGCTTGCCGTTGAAGCCGTCGAAAAAAAATACGGCGAAGATGTGGAGCTATCCCTCATCGTAACCGGATCCGGAGGCCTTGCCGTATCGCACTGGCTTAAAATTCCCTTTATTCAAGAAGTCGTAGCATCTACTGCGGCTGTTCGTAAGATAATTCCTCAAACCGATGTTATTATAGAACTCGGCGGCGAAGATGCAAAGATTACCTATTTTGAGCACGCCAATATCGAACAAAGAATGAACGGTACCTGTGCAGGCGGTACGGGTTCCTTTATAGACCAGATGGCTGCCCTCTTGGAAACCGATGCTCTTGGTTTAAACGAGCTTGCAAAAAAAGCTCAGACCATCTATCCGATAGCCGCCCGCTGCGGGGTCTTTGCCAAAACCGATGTTCAGCCCCTTATAAACGAGGGTGCAAAAAGAGAGGACATAGCAGCAAGTATCTTTCAAGCTGTTGTAAGCCAGACTATTTCGGGTCTTGCCTGCGGTAAACCTATCCGCGGAAAGGTCGCTTTTTTAGGAGGCCCCTTACACTTTTTAGATCAGCTAAGGCACAGGTTTATCGAAACCTTAAAACTTAAAGATGACGAAATTATTACGCCTGAAAATTCCGAGCTCTTTGTAGCCATGGGAGCTGCCTTAAGTGCTGCAGGAAGCTCTAATATACCTAAGGCTTCAAGCTCTCCCTTTCAGCCGCAGGTTCCATTGGATCTAAAAAAAGCTCAATTTAAAACCTCCTTAAAAAAAGAAGAAAACAAAGCGCCTCTTATTTTTGAAGAAGAGCCTACAGCTAAACCTCATTTTATAAAACTTTCTCAATTTAAAAAAGATATTTATAAGATAGCTTCTTCAGAGATGACTGAGGTTCAGCGCCTGCCTCCTCTTTTTAAAAATGAAGAAGAACTTGAAAGTTTTAGAATAAGACACGCAAAGGAAATGGCTCCCTCAGCCGATATTTCCGGTGCTTCGGGACCTGTATTTTTAGGGCTTGATGCAGGCTCAACTACAACCAAGGCCGTTTTAATCGATGGGGACGGAAAAATCCTATGGCGTTTTTATGATGTAAATGCGGGAAACCCCGTCGAACTTGCTGTAAGGGTTTTAAAAGACCTCTATAAGATACTTCCTCCAAAGGCCTTTATAGCCCGATCTGTTTCTACAGGATATGGAGAAAGCCTTTTTCAGGCAGCTTTAGGTGTGGATGCCGGAGAAGTTGAAACAATCGCACACTACCGTGCCGCAGAATTCTTTTTGCCCGGAGTGGATTTCCTTTTGGATATAGGCGGACAGGATATGAAATGCCTCCGCATGAAAAACGGAGCGATAAGTTCTATTCAGCTAAATGAGGCCTGTTCCTCTGGCTGCGGAAGCTTTTTAGATAATTTTGCCCGCTCCCTCGGAATGAACATAAGCGAGTTTGCAACCAAAGCCCTTCTTGCAGAAAAACCGGTAGACCTAGGTACAAGGTGTACTGTCTTTATGAACAGCCGTGTTAAGCAGGCTCAAAAAGAAGGAGCTTCCGTAGGAGATATTTCTTCGGGTCTTTCTTATTCCGTTATAAAAAATGCCCTCTTTAAGGTTATTAAATTGCGCGATGCATCCGAGGTAGGAAGTAAGGTAATAGTGCAGGGCGGAACATTTAATAATGATGCGGTTTTGCGTGCCTTTGAGCTTGTTTCGGGAAGGCAGGCTGTCCGCCCCGATGTTGCAGGGCTTATGGGGGCTTATGGAGCCGCCTTAATTGCAAAAGACCAATGGCATGACCTTCAAGAAGAAAATCTTTCCGAAGGAAAAATAAGATCAAATATTGCCGATATGGAAGGCTTGGAAAATTTTAAGGTAAAGCTTGACTTATTACGCTGTCCCAAATGCCCCAACAACTGTCTTTTGACTGTAAATACCTTCGACATATCCGGAGTAAAACGCCGTTTTATCACGGGAAACAGGTGTGAAAGGGGTGCCGAGCTTGATAAGAACAGTGGCCTTGAAGAATGTTCATCTCAAGTTTCCGCTAAGGATCACGAAACAGTAAACAAAAAAGATATACCCAACCTCTTTGACTGGAAGTATAAGAGGCTTTTTAAATATAAGCCCATTCCTAAAAATGATGCACCCAGAGGCGAGATTGGAATTCCAAGGGTTTTAAACATGTACGAAAACTATCCGTTCTGGTTTACCTTTTTTACGGAACTTGGTTTTTCGGTTAGAATTTCTCCTCGCTCTACACGGGGAACTTATGAGATGGGGCTCGAATCTATTCCTTCCGAATCGGTTTGTTATCCTGCGAAGATTGCCCACGGGCATATCGAAGCTCTCTTAAAATTAGGAGTAAAAAATATCTTCTACCCCTGTATTCCATACGAAAAAAAAGAAGATGAGGGGGCCGGAAATCATTATAACTGTCCCATTGTTACAAGTTATCCTGAAGTCTTAAAAAACAATATTGATGTTCTCAGGCAGGACGCGAATATAATTTATCTAAATCCATTTTTACCATATTACGATAAACACCGTTTAATTGACCGTCTTTATGAAGAATTGGGTACAAAGTTTTCGATAAGTTTTGAAGAGATAAGGGATGCCGTCAATTCCGCTTGGGAAGAGGAAAATAATTTTAAAAAAGAAACGGAAGAAAAAGGCGAAGAAGTATTGCGTTTAATGAAGGAAAAAAATCTAAAAGGTATTGTGCTTGCAGGACGCCCCTATCATCTTGACCCTGAAATAAACCACGGCATCCCTGAGATGCTCAACGGTTTAGGTCTTGCAGTTTTGACGGAAGATTCCGTAGCTCACTTGGGAAAAATAGAACGACCCTTACGTGTTGTGGATCAATGGAGCTATCACAACCGCTTATACAGGGCGGGGAATTTTGCCTCAACTCAAGATGATTTGGAATTTATACAGCTTACCAGTTTCGGCTGCGGCTTGGATGCGGTAACAGCCGATCAAGTGCAGGAAATAATAGAATCCAAGGGAAAAATGTACACCCTTATAAAAATAGATGAGGGCTCTAATCTGGGTGCTGTAAGGATAAGGGTAAGAAGCCTATTGGCTGCCGTAAAGGAAAGGAAAAGAAGCAGGCTTATTTTAAGCAAAAAATCGGCAGCCTATGAGCGCATAGTTTTTTCAAAAGAGATGGAAAAACGGTACACCATTCTGGCACCTCAAATGTCTCCCATTCATTTTGACCTTATAGGGGCAGCTATTTCTCATTCCGGTTATAACCTTGAGATCCTTACCGATATAGATCAAACTGCCGTTGAATACGGCTTAAAGTATATAAACAATGATGCTTGCTATCCTGCAATCATAGTTGCAGGTCAGATGATAGCTGCTTTAAAATCGGGCCGTTATGATTTACGCACCACAGCTCTGGCTATTACCCAAACAGGGGGAGGCTGCCGAGCCACAAACTACATAGGCTTTATAAGGCGTGCCCTCATAGATGCAGGCTTGGGCTTTGTTCCGGTAATAGGTATAAGTGCCCAGTCCATCGAAAAAAATCCCGGCTTTAAATTAAAGCTCCCTGTTTTACACAGGGTCGCTCAAGCTATGTGTCTCGGCGACCTTTTAATGAGGGTGCTTTATCGTACACGTCCCTACGAAAAAGTTCCCGGTTCTGCAAACGAAATATATAAAAAATATGCCGTCCTTATCAAGGATGCTATAAAAAAAATGTCTCCAAAAAAATATAAGGAGATTATAAACGGCATTGTACGCGAGTTCGATAATCTACCCTTAAAAAATATTAGAAAACCGCGTGTAGGTGTAGTAGGAGAAATATTGGTTAAATTCCATCCTGCCGCAAATAACGATATTTTCAGTACCATTGAAAGGGAAGGGGCGGAATGCGTTGTTCCCGATCTTTTAGATTTTTTCCTTTATTCTTCTATTTCGGGTATCTATCAAAATACCTATCTCGATTACTCGTTTAAAAAACGCCTCTTTGCAAAGCTTGGTATCTGGGTAATGGAAAGATACAGAAGGCCCATAAAAAAAGCTTTAAATAAGAGTAAGCGTTTTACTTCTCCTGAGAGTATATACAGATTGGCCGATTCGGTTGACGGAATTTTACAGCTTGGAAATGTTACCGGGGAGGGCTGGTTTTTAACTGCCGAAATGATAGAGCTCATTCATTCGGGCGTTTCAAATATTGCCTGTGTTCAGCCCTTTGCCTGCCTTCCAAATCACGTAACCGGAAAAGGTATGATAAAGGAATTGCGCCGCCGTTACCCCGAGGCAAATATTTCGGCTATCGACTTTGACCCCGGCGCCAGCGAAGTAAACCAGCTCAACCGTTTAAAACTCCTTCTCGCCAACGCAAAACCCGGCCTTCACCCGGATGAAACGAAGTGA
- a CDS encoding metallophosphoesterase family protein, translating to MIKKRKLLVYIIFVCLVLISCGHGLSEFLYRPNSVSDRSTKIVDLAAPHTLPASKKFTCVIFTDIHFGADRRRYDKEFIDWLKNKKASNEFPSFIISMGDIVEHGKEEEYKQYVSFVADIKKIQDVPVYTALGNHDLHNSGWLHWKKYIYPHVPYYRFKTNKFSWYVIDAGDGMLGEPQLRNMVEEMKADPNPKFVFSHYAIYGGGIPYFVMLNTKERAVLIDTFSRNNVKVFFAGHYHPGMLIYSYGTFSELVVRSILKSPSWVELSIDETNSSFSVKEYK from the coding sequence ATGATAAAAAAAAGAAAGCTGCTTGTTTATATAATTTTTGTATGTCTCGTTCTTATTTCTTGCGGACATGGTTTAAGTGAGTTTTTGTACAGACCTAATAGTGTTTCAGACAGAAGTACAAAGATAGTAGATTTGGCCGCCCCCCATACATTGCCTGCTTCAAAAAAATTTACATGTGTAATATTTACAGATATTCACTTTGGTGCCGATAGAAGACGCTATGATAAAGAATTTATTGACTGGTTGAAAAATAAAAAAGCTTCAAATGAATTTCCTTCTTTTATTATTTCAATGGGAGATATTGTTGAGCATGGAAAAGAAGAAGAGTATAAACAATATGTTTCTTTTGTAGCAGATATAAAAAAAATACAGGATGTTCCCGTATATACAGCCCTCGGAAATCATGACCTTCATAATTCAGGATGGCTGCATTGGAAAAAATATATTTATCCCCATGTACCTTATTACCGCTTTAAAACTAACAAATTTTCATGGTATGTTATTGATGCAGGGGATGGAATGTTGGGAGAGCCTCAGCTAAGAAATATGGTAGAAGAAATGAAAGCTGATCCGAATCCTAAATTCGTATTTTCTCATTATGCAATTTATGGAGGAGGTATTCCATATTTTGTTATGTTAAATACAAAAGAACGGGCAGTTTTGATTGATACCTTCTCAAGAAATAATGTAAAAGTCTTTTTTGCCGGCCACTATCATCCGGGAATGCTTATTTATAGTTATGGCACATTTTCGGAGTTAGTTGTAAGAAGTATTTTAAAATCTCCATCATGGGTTGAACTTTCCATAGATGAAACTAATTCTTCCTTTTCCGTTAAAGAATATAAGTAA
- the gpmA gene encoding 2,3-diphosphoglycerate-dependent phosphoglycerate mutase, producing the protein MRLVLVRHGESEWNKLNLFTGWTDVDLSEKGVEEAKEGGTYLKKEGFDFDICYTSYLKRAIHTLNYILSQMDREWLPVIKTWKLNERHYGGLQGLNKAETAEKYGEDQVKIWRRSFDIAPPVLEEGDKRCPYLQEQYRGIEKSELPLTESLKDTIARAVPFFEKTIKPQMLEGKRILITAHGNSLRALVKYFENLSDEEIISVNIPTGVPLVYEFDKNFKVLSKRYLGDQEKINAKINAVANQGKKK; encoded by the coding sequence ATGAGATTGGTTTTGGTAAGGCATGGTGAAAGTGAATGGAATAAGCTTAATTTATTTACCGGCTGGACGGATGTCGATTTAAGCGAAAAGGGTGTAGAAGAAGCAAAAGAAGGCGGAACCTATTTAAAAAAAGAAGGTTTTGACTTCGATATTTGCTATACATCCTATCTAAAACGAGCAATTCATACCCTCAATTATATTTTAAGCCAGATGGATAGAGAATGGCTTCCTGTCATAAAAACTTGGAAACTTAATGAAAGGCATTACGGGGGCTTGCAGGGCCTAAACAAGGCGGAAACAGCCGAAAAATACGGAGAAGATCAGGTAAAAATTTGGCGCCGTTCCTTTGATATTGCTCCTCCCGTTTTGGAAGAAGGAGATAAGCGCTGCCCCTATTTGCAGGAACAGTACAGGGGTATTGAAAAATCAGAGCTCCCCTTAACCGAAAGCTTAAAAGATACCATAGCCAGAGCCGTTCCTTTTTTTGAAAAGACTATAAAACCTCAAATGCTAGAAGGAAAAAGGATTCTTATCACAGCCCACGGTAATTCCCTCAGGGCCTTGGTTAAATATTTTGAAAATTTAAGCGATGAAGAAATAATCTCGGTAAATATTCCGACAGGCGTTCCTTTGGTTTACGAATTCGATAAGAATTTTAAGGTTCTTAGTAAACGCTACCTTGGAGATCAAGAGAAAATCAATGCTAAAATAAATGCAGTTGCAAATCAAGGAAAAAAGAAATAA